From Caloranaerobacter sp. TR13, one genomic window encodes:
- a CDS encoding OadG family protein, which produces MLGDKVTLSQALIVTVFSMGIVFLALLVISYIIDGFRFIFYKDDKKVDKDPKKAITPEKSVPKETINEEDDEELIAVITAAIAASISRPASEIKVRNIRRIPANTPIWARAGRLKQMN; this is translated from the coding sequence TTTAAGTCAAGCTTTGATAGTTACAGTATTTAGTATGGGTATAGTTTTCTTGGCACTGCTTGTTATTTCTTATATTATAGATGGATTTAGATTTATCTTTTATAAAGATGATAAAAAAGTAGATAAAGATCCAAAAAAAGCTATTACACCTGAAAAAAGTGTGCCAAAGGAAACTATTAATGAAGAGGATGATGAAGAATTAATAGCAGTTATAACGGCTGCTATTGCAGCAAGTATATCTAGACCAGCTTCTGAAATCAAGGTAAGAAATATAAGAAGAATACCTGCAAATACACCAATCTGGGCTAGAGCTGGTAGACTTAAGCAGATGAATTAA